One Pullulanibacillus sp. KACC 23026 DNA segment encodes these proteins:
- a CDS encoding HD domain-containing protein, whose product MRTVTLEMIFTHPITQRYLRRSGIAHAVKVAEYAFALAIEHHVDPDLATKAALLHDIGHYTWYRNGEWDFELYRENDIHAIKGANRAHKLLIRIGEDPKAAKQIALAILLHTDSYLPDGHLHLNPLQKVVTLADESDEEPQGHHHYKTMDFQTALSRIRKLDQCIDGHSSIASGEA is encoded by the coding sequence ATGAGAACTGTCACGTTAGAAATGATCTTTACTCACCCCATTACCCAACGCTATTTGCGCCGCTCTGGCATTGCCCATGCAGTGAAGGTAGCGGAGTATGCCTTTGCTTTGGCTATAGAGCACCATGTGGATCCTGATCTTGCAACGAAAGCCGCTCTGCTTCATGATATTGGTCATTATACGTGGTATCGCAACGGCGAGTGGGACTTCGAACTTTATAGAGAGAACGATATTCATGCAATTAAAGGGGCGAATCGTGCCCATAAGCTGCTCATAAGAATCGGTGAGGACCCTAAAGCTGCTAAACAGATTGCCCTTGCCATCCTTCTCCACACGGACTCCTATCTTCCTGATGGTCACCTCCATCTCAATCCATTGCAAAAAGTGGTAACGCTCGCCGATGAATCAGACGAAGAACCCCAAGGTCATCATCATTACAAAACCATGGATTTCCAAACCGCCCTCAGCCGCATTCGCAAACTTGATCAATGCATCGATGGCCATTCATCCATCGCATCAGGAGAAGCATAA